The DNA region ATGGACCTAGGTCTGGGGACTACCATTTGACCTTATCATGGAGGAGACTGGCAGAGATATCGGTGAGTGGATAAGGCAGGTAATTGAAGTTGACACCACTTCCTCCACATCGGAGCAAGCTAGCTTTATCAGAATCCGCGTTGAGGTACCTTTGGATAAATCAATCCGAAGGGGGGGCATTGTTTCAAGCCTGGAGGGAGATAAAATCCGAATTGGTTTCAAGTATGAGCTTCTAGTGGGATTGTGCTTTCACTGTGGTCTCTTCGGACACGAAGCAAAGGAGTACCAAAAACCAAGAGACGCATCACCTGCAAGAGCTACCATACAGCGAATGGTTAAAGGCACGATACCGGGGAAGGGAGAAGAGTACTACAAAGAGGGGCGGTGCACCGAGGCAGACTAAAAGACCGGTAATCTCGTAGAAGAAACCGAACAGAGAGGGAGACCCAATTCAAGTAGAGGAAAACATTAACCACCCTAGTAATGGCACATTGAATGCAAAATTCAGCAACAACTAAAACGCAGCAAACGGTAGGAAAATTGGCTCTCCAAATTTGAATGATACCGAAGCATTAACGAGTGGATTAAGTGGGGCAAAAATCTCGGGTATAATTTCCCAAACCGAAACTATCATAAAAGGGGGCATTAATTGCGAGCATGGAGACATTGACACCAAATCGACCACGAACCTGGTCAGTATCCCAATTGAATACATTGGGAGCAAAGACACCTCACCAATAACAATAAAGAAACCACGTGAGCACTCACCtgaccaaggaaaaaaaatagcacGTGAAGGGGGAGGAAGCACGTGGAGGAGATTAGAGAGAACACAACAATCTCATATGACAACAAACCCTAAGGACTCAGATTCCTGCGGCTCAAAGCGAAGGGTTTTGTATGATGAGGCTGAAACTGAGAGGACCAATTCGAGGGGGAAGTGAAAAAAACTTTGGCTGCTGCAAATGTTGATCAATTCCAAACGACGGAGGCTATGGTACAACCCCACCGAGCCCAATAAATCTCTTAAGTTGGAAATGTTGGGGGCTTGGGAACTAACTTGCAATTGATGTAGGGCTGTCCAAACAGCCCGGAGAACTGATCCACCCAGCCAAACCGACCAGACCCGAACTGTCCATCACCCAATCCGACTACTCCAACGGTCGGCGACGGGTAAAGACTTTCCAAAACCGATTTTGGATGGTTGGCGGCAGGTCTTTTCTTCCAAAACCCGAAGCACCCGACCTAACCAGACTATAAATGGGTTAAAACTTTTAACTCACCTTCAGACCTCAAATCAGTGCTCACATGGTTCCTTCGCAGAGAGATCCTCTAACGCTGCTCTTCGTCACTCCGCTGATCAGTTTGCCGATCTCTCTACTCTTCGTCAGTTCACCAATCCCTCTAACAATCTCTCTGCTCTTGAACTCAGGATCGTCATCCCCTTACTTCCATCGCCTCCATCTCTCAGTCACTCGATCTCTCTACTCTCAGTCACTCCATCTCTCGCCTTCATCGCTAACATCGCCAAGCCCTCACTAGTTCAGATCTAtgattatctctctctctcttaggttCAAGCTCTCAAGTTCGATCTCCCTATTCTCTGTTATTTGGGTTTGTCGATTTGTTATTTGGGTTTATTGATCTATTCTTTGGGTTTGTAGTTGTAGATCTTTTCAATCGTTGGTTTTATTCTTTAGGTTTGTAGTTGTATTTGGGTTTGAATCGTTTGTTGATTTGTTATTTGGGTTTGATCTTTGTATTTTCGGTCAAAATCAAAGCCGACCGCCGTCCACCTAAGCCCGATCCGACTCCGACTAGTGGCTTTTCATGGTCGGCGGTGGGTCTAGAACTTCCCCACCCGATATGATCGGGTCAGttgcgggttgggcacaaacccgacccgaaccgACCGGTGGATAACCCCATATTTATGTACTCTCTCATCTTGTGAGGGAAAAAGATCCCAAGGTGCTGTTcttgatggaaacaaaaaaatcaatggaAGAGATGCGGTGGATACAAGCAAACTTACCTTACTGATGTATGCTAGCAATACCAAGTATAGAAAGGAGAGGTGGTTTGGCATTAATGTGGAAAAAGGAAGTAGATCTGCATATACAAACCTACTCACCAAATCATGTTAACACCCTCATATTTGATGACTCCTATGGCAACTTCTTAAACATCTACATACACGAAACACACTCCTATGGTTATAATATGATGACTTCAATGAGATCTTACACTCCTAGAAGTAAGGAAGCTTGCCGAAACAATATCAACCAATGATGGAATTCTGGTCGGCCCTCCTCTATTGTGGTTTGGTAGATTTGGGCTATCAAGGCAATATTTTTACATGGAACAATGGACGACTAGGGGATGCATTTGTTCAAGAACGATTGGATAGGGCTTGTGCAACCTCTGAATGGTCAGAGCTTTTCCCACACACAAAGGTCACTAACATCCAATCTACATATTCAGATCACAATTTGATTTTCATCACTTTGTCTCAACTGAATCAGATtggcaaaaagaagaaaattccTACAAGGTTTGAAGAGAAATGGGCATACCATCCAGATTGTGAGGGGGTGATCCAAGGAGCATGGGAAGCTGAGAATGTTGCTGGCAACCCTATGTTTTGCCtctttgcaaaaataaaaagatgcaGGCTTGAACTGGTGCAATGGAGTCggaatattttttggaattttaagaCACAAATACAGGCAAAGCAGCCTGCATTCGAGGACTTGTCCATACAAAATAATCCAGAAAATTTGCCAGCAATTAGAACACTAAAACATGAGATTAATACATTGCTCAACCAAG from Castanea sativa cultivar Marrone di Chiusa Pesio chromosome 6, ASM4071231v1 includes:
- the LOC142639758 gene encoding uncharacterized protein LOC142639758; protein product: MDGNFIERLQWINLTEEEEEVCQVWGLPFDLIMEETGRDIGEWIRQVIEVDTTSSTSEQASFIRIRVEVPLDKSIRRGGIVSSLEGDKIRIGFKYELLVGLCFHCGLFGHEAKEYQKPRDASPARATIQRMVKGTIPGKGEEYYKEGRCTEAD